AGATTCGAACTTGCGACCAATCGATTAACAGTCGACCGCTCTACCGCTGAGCTACTGAGGATTGGGAGAAACGAACGTTGTCTTCCAACGGTTTAACATTATAGCCATAGCTTTTGGGATTTGACAAGACCTTTACTGAAATTGGTGCAGAATTTTTTGGGTAACCGTTGAACCTTTGGGCAAATACTCCCGTCTAAAAAGAGGTGCGATAACTGGAGAGGGAAATGCCCGATCAAGCGATTGAGCAGCCTGCAGCCATTTCGGATCGAGAATTGGTCTGCCTTTGCCAAGGAAAAGGGGGAAATTTGCGAGGCCAACGCGATCGCCAAAGCTTTCGCCTGTTGTACCAGCGTTATCATCAGAAAGTGCGTTCCACGGTGTATCAGCTTTGTGGGGTGACTCTTCTAGATGACCTCGTTCAGGAAGTTTTTCTGAAGGCTTGGCAAGGGCTGCCCCGTCTAAAAAATCCAGACTATTTTGCGACCTGGCTCTACCGCATCACTTGGAACGTGGCGACAGACCAGCGGCGACGTTTTGCAAAGCAGATGAAATTAATTGATGGTTTGGAAGCCCACCTGGGTCTGCGATTAGACGCCCGACCAGAGGAGTTGAGTCAGATCCATTATCAGGATTTGGTGCAGCGAGGGTTGCAGTCTTTGAGTTTAGAACAGCGGGCTGTGGTGGTGCTCCATGACCTCAAGGATTTATCCCAAAAAGAGGTCGCAGAAATCCTCTGCATTCCCATGGGGACGGTCAAGTCGCGTCTTCACCATGGCAGGCGATCGCTCCGTCAGTTCCTAGAAGCCCAAGGAGTCAGCTTATGAAACGCCGTGACCATGACCAATTAATCCGCTTTTTGAAAGACCATGAGCCCTGGGGGCCACCGCCTCCCCTAGATCACACCGAAGATCTCCTGGAGAAAATAGAACAGGAACAGTTCGCTCTGGCAAAGCAGCCATCTCACCCAAAAAAGATGAAGGAGGTATGGTGGCTGTCAGCTGTGGCTGTTGCGGGATTTCTAATGGCCATAGGTCATCGCCAGTTTTCCCAAAATTTAGCGACGATATCTGACCAGACTTTACCGACGGCCGCGCTTATTCAACCCCAGGCGATCGCCGACCAGAATCTCGACAACTTCATAGAAGAGAGTTGGTCCAGATCTATCGGTGAACACCTCTACCACGAGGATGAACTTTCCCAGGGATATGTAGACTTTGTCGTAAACTCCCAGCCCTAAAAAATCATCATTCCTTGTTGTTTTGTGCAAATTTTGGA
The nucleotide sequence above comes from [Synechococcus] sp. NIES-970. Encoded proteins:
- the sigH gene encoding transcription initiation factor sigma E, with translation MPDQAIEQPAAISDRELVCLCQGKGGNLRGQRDRQSFRLLYQRYHQKVRSTVYQLCGVTLLDDLVQEVFLKAWQGLPRLKNPDYFATWLYRITWNVATDQRRRFAKQMKLIDGLEAHLGLRLDARPEELSQIHYQDLVQRGLQSLSLEQRAVVVLHDLKDLSQKEVAEILCIPMGTVKSRLHHGRRSLRQFLEAQGVSL